A stretch of Camelina sativa cultivar DH55 chromosome 18, Cs, whole genome shotgun sequence DNA encodes these proteins:
- the LOC104762505 gene encoding cyclin-dependent kinase E-1, whose product MGDGSSTRSNSSNSSNEKPEWLQQYNLVGKIGEGTYGLVFLARTKTPPKRPIAIKKFKQSKDGDGVSPTAIREIMLLREISHENVVKLVNVHINFADMSLYLAFDYAEYDLYEIIRHHRDKVGHSINTYTVKSLLWQLLNGLNYLHSNWIIHRDLKPSNILVMGDGEEHGIVKIADFGLARIYQAPLKPLSDNGVVVTIWYRAPELLLGSKHYTSAVDMWAVGCIFAELLTLKPLFQGAEAKSAQTPFQLDQLDKIFKILGHPTMDKWPTLVNLPHWHNDVQHIQAHKYDSVGLHNVVHLNQKSPAYDLLSKMLEYDPLKRITASQALEHEYFRMDPLPGRNAFVATQPMEKNVNYPTRPVDTNTDFEGTTSINPPQAVAAGNVAGNMAGAHGMGNRSMPRPMVAHNMQRMQPQGMMAYNFPAQAGMNPSVPLQQQRGMAQPHQQQQLRRKDPGMGMSGYAPPNKTRRL is encoded by the coding sequence ATGGGAGATGGGAGTTCCACTAGATCCAACAGCTCGAACAGCAGCAATGAGAAACCAGAGTGGCTGCAACAGTACAATCTCGTTGGTAAGATTGGTGAAGGAACCTATGGTCTTGTTTTCTTGGCTAGAACCAAGACCCCGCCTAAAAGACCAATTGCCATCAAGAAGTTTAAGCAGTCAAAAGACGGAGATGGAGTTTCCCCAACTGCTATCCGCGAGATCATGTTGCTCAGAGAGATTTCCCATGAGAACGTCGTGAAGCTTGTGAATGTCCACATCAATTTTGCAGACATGTCTCTGTATCTTGCCTTTGATTATGCCGAGTACGATCTCTACGAAATCATCAGGCACCACAGAGACAAAGTAGGCCATTCGATAAACACATACACAGTTAAGTCTTTGCTCTGGCAGCTTCTCAACGGGTTGAACTATCTTCACAGTAATTGGATTATACACAGAGACTTGAAACCCTCGAATATCTTGGTTATGGGGGATGGAGAAGAACACGGAATAGTGAAAATAGCCGACTTCGGGCTTGCAAGGATATATCAAGCTCCGTTGAAACCGCTATCAGATAACGGAGTTGTGGTCACAATCTGGTACAGAGCACCAGAGCTGCTTCTTGGCTCGAAGCACTATACAAGCGCCGTCGATATGTGGGCTGTTGGATGTATATTCGCGGAGTTACTTACTCTGAAACCGTTGTTCCAAGGAGCAGAAGCGAAGTCGGCTCAAACCCCTTTCCAGTTAGATCAACTCGACAAGATATTTAAGATCTTAGGCCACCCGACGATGGATAAATGGCCAACGCTAGTTAACCTCCCGCACTGGCATAACGATGTTCAACACATTCAAGCTCACAAATACGACAGCGTTGGTCTCCACAACGTGGTACACCTGAATCAGAAAAGTCCTGCGTATGATCTCCTATCCAAAATGCTTGAATATGACCCGCTCAAGCGGATCACGGCTTCACAAGCACTAGAACATGAGTATTTCCGAATGGATCCTCTGCCAGGACGTAACGCATTTGTAGCCACCCAACCGATGGAGAAGAACGTGAATTACCCAACTCGTCCAGTCGACACAAACACGGATTTCGAAGGCACGACGAGCATCAATCCTCCTCAAGCAGTAGCAGCAGGAAACGTAGCAGGGAACATGGCTGGAGCTCATGGAATGGGCAATAGATCGATGCCAAGACCAATGGTTGCACATAACATGCAGAGGATGCAACCTCAAGGCATGATGGCTTATAATTTCCCAGCGCAAGCGGGGATGAACCCGAGTGTTCCGCTGCAGCAGCAGCGTGGGATGGCTCAACCGCACCAGCAGCAACAGCTAAGAAGGAAGGATCCTGGAATGGGTATGTCAGGTTACGCACCTCCTAACAAAACCAGACGCCTCTAA
- the LOC104762506 gene encoding uncharacterized protein LOC104762506 isoform X1, whose protein sequence is MAFAPILRRASAAKNLISLARLAVGSSFSSRSLQTGATGDDSQSMGGYHVSSGGFMRGAVYREPNQPLTIEEFHIPRPKVNEILIKTKACGVCHSDLHVMKGEIPFSSPCVIGHEITGEVVEHGPLTDHKIIKRFPVGSRVVGAFIMPCGTCSYCAKGHDDLCEDFFAYNRAKGTLYDGETRLFLRHDDSPVYMYSMGGMAEYCVTPAHGLAPLPDSLPFTESAILGCAVFTAYGAMAHAAEIRPGDSIAVIGIGGVGSSCLQIARAFGASDIIAVDVQDDKLQKAKTLGATHIVNGAKEDAVERIREITGGMGVDVAVEALGRPQTFMQCTLSVKDGGKAVMIGLSKAGSVGEIDINRLVRRKIKVIGSYGGRARQDLPKVVKLAESGIFNLTNAVSSKYKFEDAGKALQDLNEGKIVSRGVVEIL, encoded by the exons ATGGCGTTTGCTCCGATTCTCCGCCGGGCCTCCGCGGCCAAGAACCTCATATCATTAGCTAGACTCGCCGTGGGCTCTTCATTCTCCTCCAGGTCTCTGCAAACCGGAGCCACCGGCGATGATTCTCAATCCATGGGTGGGTATCACGTGAGCTCCGGCGGATTCATGCGTGGAGCCGTGTATCGCGAGCCCAATCAGCCTCTAACCATCGAAGAGTTTCATATCCCTCGGCCTAAAGTCAATGAAATTCTCATCAAAACCAAAG CTTGTGGGGTTTGTCACTCTGATCTTCATGTGATGAAAGGAGAGATACCATTCTCTAGTCCTTGTGTTATTGGTCATGAGATCACTGGTGAAGTTGTTGAGCACGGTCCTCTTACTGATCACAAGATCATTAAaag ATTTCCAGTTGGGTCTCGTGTAGTTGGAGCTTTCATTATGCCTTGTGGAACCTGTTCTTATTGTGCTAAG GGCCATGATGATCTGTGTGAAGACTTCTTTGCTTACAACAGAGCTAAGGGAACTCTTTACGATGGCGAAACTCGTCTCTTTTTAAGACATGATG ATTCACCAGTGTATATGTACAGTATGGGAGGGATGGCTGAGTACTGTGTCACACCAGCTCACGGGTTAGCTCCTCTACCAGATTCTTTACCCTTCACTGAATCTGCGATTCTAGGGTGTGCTGTTTTTACAGCATATGGTGCTATGGCTCATGCTGCTGAGATCCGTCCTGGAGATTCTATTGCAGTTATTGGAATTGGTGGTGTTGGTTCCAG TTGTTTGCAGATAGCGAGGGCATTTGGAGCCTCGGATATAATTGCTGTGGATGTTCAGGATGATAAATTGCAGAAGGCCAAGACACTTGGTGCTACTCATATTGTCAACGGTGCTAAAGAAGATGCTGTTGAAAGGATAAGA GAAATAACCGGTGGGATGGGTGTTGATGTTGCTGTTGAAGCCCTGGGAAGGCCCCAAACTTTCATGCAGTGCACACTAAGTGTGAAAGATGGTGGAAAAGCTGTGATGATTGGACTCTCAAAAGCTGGTTCTGTTGGAGAAATTGACATAAACCGACTTGTTCGTAGGAAG ATAAAAGTTATAGGGTCATATGGAGGAAGAGCAAGACAGGATCTTCCTAAAGTAGTGAAACTGGCAGAGTCAGGGATCTTCAATCTAACAAACGCAGTTTCAAGTAAATACAAGTTTGAAGATGCAGGAAAAGCATTGCAAGATCTCAACGAAGGCAAAATCGTTAGCCGAGGTGTTGTTGAGATACTATAA
- the LOC104762506 gene encoding uncharacterized protein LOC104762506 isoform X2, translating into MAFAPILRRASAAKNLISLARLAVGSSFSSRSLQTGATGDDSQSMGGYHVSSGGFMRGAVYREPNQPLTIEEFHIPRPKVNEILIKTKACGVCHSDLHVMKGEIPFSSPCVIGHEITGEVVEHGPLTDHKIIKRFPVGSRVVGAFIMPCGTCSYCAKGHDDLCEDFFAYNRAKGTLYDGETRLFLRHDDSPVYMYSMGGMAEYCVTPAHGCLQIARAFGASDIIAVDVQDDKLQKAKTLGATHIVNGAKEDAVERIREITGGMGVDVAVEALGRPQTFMQCTLSVKDGGKAVMIGLSKAGSVGEIDINRLVRRKIKVIGSYGGRARQDLPKVVKLAESGIFNLTNAVSSKYKFEDAGKALQDLNEGKIVSRGVVEIL; encoded by the exons ATGGCGTTTGCTCCGATTCTCCGCCGGGCCTCCGCGGCCAAGAACCTCATATCATTAGCTAGACTCGCCGTGGGCTCTTCATTCTCCTCCAGGTCTCTGCAAACCGGAGCCACCGGCGATGATTCTCAATCCATGGGTGGGTATCACGTGAGCTCCGGCGGATTCATGCGTGGAGCCGTGTATCGCGAGCCCAATCAGCCTCTAACCATCGAAGAGTTTCATATCCCTCGGCCTAAAGTCAATGAAATTCTCATCAAAACCAAAG CTTGTGGGGTTTGTCACTCTGATCTTCATGTGATGAAAGGAGAGATACCATTCTCTAGTCCTTGTGTTATTGGTCATGAGATCACTGGTGAAGTTGTTGAGCACGGTCCTCTTACTGATCACAAGATCATTAAaag ATTTCCAGTTGGGTCTCGTGTAGTTGGAGCTTTCATTATGCCTTGTGGAACCTGTTCTTATTGTGCTAAG GGCCATGATGATCTGTGTGAAGACTTCTTTGCTTACAACAGAGCTAAGGGAACTCTTTACGATGGCGAAACTCGTCTCTTTTTAAGACATGATG ATTCACCAGTGTATATGTACAGTATGGGAGGGATGGCTGAGTACTGTGTCACACCAGCTCACGG TTGTTTGCAGATAGCGAGGGCATTTGGAGCCTCGGATATAATTGCTGTGGATGTTCAGGATGATAAATTGCAGAAGGCCAAGACACTTGGTGCTACTCATATTGTCAACGGTGCTAAAGAAGATGCTGTTGAAAGGATAAGA GAAATAACCGGTGGGATGGGTGTTGATGTTGCTGTTGAAGCCCTGGGAAGGCCCCAAACTTTCATGCAGTGCACACTAAGTGTGAAAGATGGTGGAAAAGCTGTGATGATTGGACTCTCAAAAGCTGGTTCTGTTGGAGAAATTGACATAAACCGACTTGTTCGTAGGAAG ATAAAAGTTATAGGGTCATATGGAGGAAGAGCAAGACAGGATCTTCCTAAAGTAGTGAAACTGGCAGAGTCAGGGATCTTCAATCTAACAAACGCAGTTTCAAGTAAATACAAGTTTGAAGATGCAGGAAAAGCATTGCAAGATCTCAACGAAGGCAAAATCGTTAGCCGAGGTGTTGTTGAGATACTATAA
- the LOC104762507 gene encoding TOM1-like protein 2, with protein MAAELVSSATSEKLADVDWAKNIEICELAARDERQAKDVIKAIKKRLGSKNPNTQLYAVQLLEMLMNNIGESIHKQVIDTGVLPTLVKIVKKKSDLPVRERIFLLLDATQTSLGGASGKFPQYYTAYCDLVHAGVKFTQRPNATPVVVTAQAIPRNTLNEQLASARNEVPATTQQRESQTVSPSSILQKASTALEVLKEVLDAVDSQNPEGAKDEFTLDLVEQCSFQKERVMHLVMTSRDEKAVSKAIELNEQLQRILNRHEDLLSGRITVPSRSTTSNGYNSNLEPVHPILNGHQKPELKASNAKTESSSSISNQAHLKLEEEDEEEEPEQLFRRLRKGKARAMPEDEEEPSPPQGLPGSAIHNERLNRPLIRPLPSEEASRGGDSRSQSGDSHSQSPPVVIPPPPAKHVEREKFFKEKKVDGASGLPGHMRGLSLHSRDGSSSRSGSIDFSD; from the exons atggctgcGGAGCTTGTAAGTTCTGCGACAAGTGAGAAGCTTGCTGATGTGGACTGGGCCAAAAACATTGAGATCTGTGAACTAGCTGCTCGAGATGAAAG GCAAGCAAAAGATGTTATTAAGGCTATCAAAAAACGCTTGGGAAGCAAGAACCCAAATACTCAATTATATGCTGTCCAG TTGCTGGAGATGTTGATGAATAATATTGGAGAAAGTATTCATAAGCAGGTTATAGATACAGGTGTACTCCCTACACTTGTGAAGatagtaaagaaaaaa TCGGATTTGCCTGTAAGAGAGaggatttttcttcttcttgatgcaACTCAAACCTCCCTTGGTGGCGCTTCAGGAAAATTCCCTCAGTATTATACAGCATACTGTGATTTAGTG CACGCAGGAGTTAAATTTACTCAGAGACCTAATGCTACACCAGTCGTGGTCACTGCTCAAGCTATTCCAAGAAATACGCTCAATGAACAACTTGCATCTGCTAGAAATGAGGTGCCTGCTACTACTCAGCAGCGAGAATCTCAAACTGTCTCGCCTTCGAG CATTTTACAAAAGGCTAGTACTGCATTAGAAGTTTTGAAGGAAGTGCTTGACGCAGTCGATTCTCAAAATCCTGAG GGGGCGAAAGATGAGTTTACTCTTGATCTTGTTGAGCAATGTTCGTTTCAGAAAGAGCGTGTAATGCACCTCGTCATGACATCAAG GGATGAAAAAGCAGTTTCTAAAGCAATTGAATTGAATGAGCAACTTCAGAGAATTCTCAACAGACATGAAGATTTGCTGTCTGGTAGAATCACAGTTCCTAGCAGGTCTACTACATCCAATGGATATAATTCCAATCTCGAACCTGTCCATCCTATCTTAAATGGTCACCAGAAACCCGAGCTAAAGGCTTCTAATGCAAAAACCGAATCAAGCAGCTCCATTTCTAACCAAGCCCATCTTaagcttgaggaagaagatgaggaagaagagcctGAGCAGTTATTCAGAAG ATTGCGAAAAGGGAAAGCTAGAGCAATGcctgaggatgaagaagagccATCACCTCCACAAGGCTTACCTGGATCAGCAATCCATAACGAAAGACTTAACCGTCCACTTATTCGTCCATTACCATCAGAGGAGGCATCACGTGGTGGTGATAGTCGTTCGCAATCCGGTGATAGCCATTCGCAATCCCCACCTGTTGTAATTCCACCACCACCTGCAAAACACGTTGAGAGGGAAAAATTCTTCAAGGAGAAGAAAGTTGACGGTGCCTCCGGTTTACCAGGTCATATGAGAGGCCTTTCTTTGCATAGCCGCGATGGCAGCAGCTCACGTAGTGGAAGCATAGACTTCAGTGACTGA
- the LOC104762508 gene encoding serine/threonine-protein kinase SRK2H-like gives MDKYEVVKDLGAGNFGVARLLRHKETKQLVAMKYIERGRKIDENVAREIINHRSLRHPNIIRFKEVVLTPTHLAIVMEYASGGELFERICNAGRFSEAEARYFFQQLICGVDYCHSLQICHRDLKLENTLLDGSPAPLLKICDFGYSKSSLLHSRPKSTVGTPAYIAPEVLSRREYDGKHADVWSCGVTLYVMLVGGYPFEDPDDPRNFRKTIQRIMAVQYKIPDYVHISQECKHLLSRIFVTNSAKRITLKEIKKHPWYLKNLPKELTESAQATYYKRETPSFSLQSVEDIMKIVGEARSPAPSSNAVNGFDEDEEDVEEEVEEEEEEEEEEEEEEEDEYEKHAKEAHSCQEPPKA, from the exons ATGGACAAGTATGAGGTTGTGAAGGATTTGGGAGCTGGGAATTTTGGTGTGGCTCGTCTTCTTAGACACAAAGAGACCAAACAACTCGTTGCCATGAAATACATCGAGAGAGGTCGCAAG ATAGATGAGAATGTGGCCAGAGAGATTATCAATCACAGATCACTTAGGCATCCAAATATCATCAGATTTAAGGAG GTGGTTCTGACTCCAACTCATCTTGCTATTGTGATGGAGTATGCTTCTGGTGGAGAGCTCTTTGAACGAATCTGTAATGCTGGTAGATTCAGTGAAGCTGAG GCTAGATACTTCTTTCAGCAGCTGATTTGTGGCGTGGATTACTGTCACTCCTTG CAAATCTGTCATAGAGATCTGAAGCTTGAGAACACACTGCTTGATGGTAGTCCTGCGCcacttttgaaaatttgtgattttggttaCTCCAAG TCATCTCTGCTTCACTCTAGACCTAAATCAACTGTTGGTACTCCAGCTTACATCGCACCTGAAGTTCTTTCCCGAAGAGAATATGACGGAAAG CATGCGGATGTTTGGTCTTGTGGTGTGACTCTTTATGTGATGTTGGTTGGAGGTTATCCGTTTGAAGACCCTGATGATCCGAGAAACTTCAGGAAAACAATCCAA CGTATAATGGCTGTCCAGTACAAGATCCCAGATTACGTTCACATATCGCAGGAGTGCAAGCACCTTCTCTCTCGCATATTTGTCACTAATTCAGCTAAG AGAATCACGCTTAAAGAGATCAAGAAGCATCCATGGTATTTAAAGAACTTGCCAAAGGAGCTTACAGAGTCTGCTCAAGCAACGTACTACAAGAGAGAAACCCCGAGCTTTTCCCTCCAAAGCGTAGAGGACATAATGAAGATCGTTGGAGAAGCAAGGAGTCCAGCTCCGTCGTCTAATGCTGTCAATGgctttgatgaagatgaagaagatgtggaggaagaggttgaagaagaagaggaagaggaggaggaagaagaggaagaggaagaagatgaatacGAGAAGCATGCCAAAGAGGCGCATTCTTGCCAAGAGCCTCCCAAAGCTTAA
- the LOC109130584 gene encoding defensin-like protein 6: MENKFLATFFLLLVLFSSQEIGIEGRMCQSKSHHFKRMCWSDHNCAMICRTEGFSGGHCHGFHRRCYCTRLC; this comes from the exons ATGGAGAACAAGTTTTTGGCAaccttcttcttgcttctcGTCCTCTTCTCATCTC AGGAGATTGGGATTGAGGGAAGGATGTGCCAATCAAAGAGCCATCACTTCAAGCGCATGTGTTGGAGCGACCACAACTGTGCCATGATTTGCCGTACCGAGGGCTTTTCCGGTGGTCACTGTCATGGCTTTCATCGCCGCTGCTACTGCACTCGTCTTTGCtaa
- the LOC104762509 gene encoding transcription elongation factor SPT4 homolog 2, whose amino-acid sequence MGSAPAQIPTSFGHELRACLRCRLVKTYDQFRDAGCENCPFFKMEEDHERIVEVTTPNFNGIISVMDPSRSWAARWLRIGKFAPGCYTLAVSEPLPEEMQILCQEEHVQYVLPKRM is encoded by the exons ATGGGAAGCGCACCAGCTCAAATTCCGACTAGTTTCGGCCATGAGCTTAGGGCTTGTCTTCGTTGCCGACTTGTCAAGACCTATGAccag TTCAGAGACGCTGGTTGCGAGAACTGTCCTTTCTTCAAGATGGAAGAGGATCACGAACGTATCGTGGAGGTCACTACCCCTAATTTCAATGG TATAATCTCTGTGATGGATCCAAGTAGAAGCTGGGCGGCTAGGTGGTTAAGAATCG GGAAGTTTGCTCCTGGTTGCTACACTCTTGCGGTGTCAGAGCCACTCCCTGAGGAAATGCAG ATCCTATGCCAAGAAGAGCATGTACAATATGTTCTGCCGAAACGCATGTGA
- the LOC104762510 gene encoding pyruvate kinase, cytosolic isozyme, with protein sequence MSNIDIEGILKELPNDGRTPKTKIVCTLGPASRSVTMIEKLLRAGMNVARFNFSHGSHDYHQETLDNLRTAMLNTGILAAAMLDTKGPEIRTGFLKDGNPIQLKEGQEITITTDYDIKGDEKTISMSYKKLPVDVKPGNTILCADGSISLAVVSCDPKSGTVICRCENTAMLGERKNVNLPGVVVDLPTLTDKDVEDILKWGVPNHIDMIALSFVRKGSDLVNVRKVLGSHSKSIMLMSKVENQEGVLNFDEILRETDAFMVARGDLGMEIPIEKIFLAQKMMIYKCNLAGKPVVTATQMLESMIKSPRPTRAEATDVANAVLDGTDCVMLSGESAAGAYPEIAVKTMAKICIEAESSLDYNTIFKEMIRATPLPMSTLESLASSAVRTANKAKAKLIIVLTRGGTTAKLVAKYRPAVPILSVVVPVFTSDTFNWSCSDESPARHSLIYRGLIPVLAEGSAKATDSESTEEIIESALKSATEKGLCNHGDAVVALHRIGAASVIKICVVK encoded by the exons ATGTCCAACATAGACATAGAAGGGATACTCAAGGAGCTACCTAATGATGGGAGGACTCCAAAGACTAAGATCGTTTGTACGTTAGGACCTGCGTCTCGGTCTGTGACAATGATTGAGAAGCTTCTAAGAGCCGGCATGAATGTTGCTCGTTTCAATTTCTCTCATGGAAGCCATGACTATCATCAAGAGACTCTTGACAATCTCCGCACCGCTATGCTTAATACCGGCATTCTCGCTGCTGCTATGCTTGATACTAag GGGCCTGAGATTCGTACCGGTTTCTTGAAAGATGGGAACCCTATACAACTAAAGGAAGGTCAGGAGATCACAATCACCACTGATTATGACATCAAGGGTGATGAAAAAACGATTTCCATGAGCTACAAAAAGTTGCCAGTGGATGTGAAGCCGGGAAATACCATACTATGTGCAGATGGAAGCATAAGTCTTGCTGTGGTCTCATGTGATCCAAAGTCTGGGACTGTTATATGTCGATGTGAAAATACAGCGATGCTAGGTGAAAGAAAGAATGTGAATCTCcctggtgttgttgttgatctcCCAACATTGACTGACAAGGATGTAGAAGATATTCTTAAATGGGGTGTTCCAAACCACATCGATATGATTGCTCTTTCGTTTGTTCGCAAAGGTTCAGATCTTGTTAACGTCCGGAAAGTACTTGGATCACATTCTAAGAGTATCATGTTGATGTCGAAG GTTGAGAACCAAGAAGGAGTGCTGAATTTTGATGAGATCTTGCGTGAAACCGATGCATTCATGGTTGCTCGTGGTGATCTTGGGATGGAGATTCCAATCGAGAAGATCTTCTTGGCTCAAAAGATGATGATCTACAAGTGTAACCTAGCGGGTAAACCAGTGGTCACAGCCACTCAAATGCTCGAGTCTATGATCAAATCACCACGACCTACACGAGCTGAAGCCACTGATGTAGCAAACGCGGTTCTCGATGGCACTGACTGTGTGATGCTTAGCGGAGAAAGTGCTGCAGGGGCTTACCCTGAAATAGCAGTGAAAACAATGGCTAAAATCTGCATCGAGGCAGAATCATCGCTTGACTACAACACAATCTTCAAGGAGATGATTAGAGCAACTCCACTTCCAATGAGCACACTTGAGAGTCTTGCATCATCAGCTGTACGAACTGCAAACAAAGCCAAAGCCAAACTCATTATCGTGTTGACCCGAGGAGGTACAACGGCAAAACTGGTGGCTAAGTACAGACCAGCTGTTCCAATCCTATCAGTGGTTGTTCCAGTTTTCACCAGCGATACCTTTAACTGGAGTTGCAGCGATGAGTCGCCAGCGAGGCATAGTTTGATATATAGAGGTCTGATTCCGGTTTTGGCTGAAGGATCTGCAAAAGCCACTGATAGTGAATCTACAGAGGAGATTATTGAGTCAGCTTTGAAGTCAGCGACGGAGAAAGGACTGTGTAACCATGGTGATGCTGTGGTGGCTCTGCACCGTATTGGAGCTGCTTCGGTTATCAAGATCTGCGTGGTGAAGTGA